In Lolium perenne isolate Kyuss_39 chromosome 5, Kyuss_2.0, whole genome shotgun sequence, the sequence gcaaccatacaagtcaCAAGCTGTTATCAAAATATGTGCCCAAAATTTGGCAAGAAAGTGGAGTCATACGCTAACTGGTTGGTAGTCCTGGCAGCACACTAGTGGCAATCAGAACCACCATATCGAATGGCTTAAATTTTGTAAATGTAAATATAAGTTGGCACACTTTGCTACAGTAACACAGCCCAATTACATATCCCAATAGATCGGTTCCATTACCTTAGTTCACTAATACAGGCCCATTTTACAGAAGAGATGTGGGTGCAGATCACATGGCCAAGTTGGCAATGTACCATCAACTAAAACTGGATTAGTTCTTATTGAAGAGTCAAAAGATCAAGATTGTTCATGCTAATGTTCCTCAGTAGTTGTTTTGAAAGCTAATCCTGCATAACCATGTAATCATATTCGCCATCATGCTTGCACCTAAAAAAATTTACTACACAAATGGTTTTTCTAGGGCCAACATTGAAGACAATAAAACACCGAGAAGTACAAAAATGTGAAGAATTATCAGAATGTCCACATAAAAAATGGTCGTGTACCTCTTTAAAATCAACCCACTCCCAGGTCTCGTTAGCTGTATTTATGTCATAAACTAGTGCATAAAGGCCCTGCAATGGAATCCCTCAGAAAAGCTGGGACTTGGATTAACAAAACAGTGATCCTAATGAGCTAAAAGCACACCTTTTCTGCGTTGTAATCAGTTATAGTTGCTTCATAGAAACTGTTATCTTCGGGCCATCGAGTCATGACTCTTTGGTTAATTAATGGATCAAGATGCTGTCCTTGTGAAGGTTCAGGAGCAGGAGGGCGACCAGGAAAATTTCTGTTCATCTGTGGTCCCCTTCCGCTGGGACCTGCTGAAGATGGCACAGACTTGAGTGCAGAGCCCCCTGGTATCTTCTGGCCCTGGAAGTACATGAAAATCCATCAAGAAAAAAAGCAAACAATTTTTTTCTTAAGAGAAGTAATGAAATATATGCTTACTGGCTTTGTCTTTTTGCCTTTATTAGGACCTGGCAGGAGTCCCTTTTTAGCTGAAGATGAAGGTTGTGCCGGAGCCATCTGTTGTGGATGCATTACAGGAGGTGGTGCAGCTAGGGGAGGAACTGATTGGGATATTTTTTGCCTCTTACGACTGGAGGTGGTAGGGCTAGGGGCAGGATCATGATGTATAGGCTGAGGATTATTGGGTATGCTTGCCTGGTGGCCTCCTGCTGATCTCCATTCCCTTAATTTGAATGAAGGCAGGAATTTAGGGTGCTGGAAACATAAAAATATGAACATTGTAGAGAATGGCGAAAATATTTGTCTAATCTACCTTATGCTGCGAATAATATCATCTACATTGACCCTGTTTAGCACCTCCCTGTGTTCTTTGTCTGATACCCTTAGCTCCTTCCTAAGTTCGGTTATCAGACTCTCCTTCTCCTGCAAAAAGATAAAGTTGATCTAAGGTTAGCTTTGAGAAACAACATATGATACTTTAACACTAACACCTGAATGAACAGGCACAAGTTTAGTGTCACCAACCCATGTGAGGGCATCAGACTGAGCTTTAAAAGCACGAAGAACTGAACAATATGCTTCTTGCTCAAGCTGTTGAATTTGTGTTTCCATATCGGTCTGTGCTCTAGGGTATGAACTAGCAGGAGCTATAGCCCTTCCATTGCCACTGACAGGAGCAATAGCTCTTCCATTACCACTGACACGCCCACTTCCTCTTATACCCCTATTATTCGGATATGATGGTGGAAGATCATCATCAGTTCCTGTAAATCACACACAAGTTGAGGAaccaacaattagtgcaagttgtAGAACTGTCCCTATATCAGCTTTACAACAGAAAAATATCCACACTTGCTCAGATAGTAGCAGAAAGAAGCTCATATTGTTTTTATGAGTATGACAAGACTGATCCATGATGTTCAAGGAATTAACATAAAACAGAATCAAAAATCATGCTGTTCACTAAGTCCAACAATCTGTTAGCAACTTGCCCTAGAGGCAGGTATAGAGATGAATGATAATTACATTTCTTCATGTTCATATTTTTTTATAATATGTTCCTTAAATAATATCAATAATATTGACTGACATGATACTTATTTGTAAAGTTATTTATCGTTTTGCTAGTTATTCTGGGTGTCCCCATGTTAAGTCCGATCGCATGCACAGGGGCTTCACATGGGTGAGCCACTCGACAGCCCTAGCCATGACCCACAATCATGCGATCCCACTACGGGCCTTCTCTGTGTGCTCTTTCGCCTATACTTAAAAGTATAACGTGGTGTTTCTATAACTCTTAAGGGAGTCTTCAGCATTCACCCAAGTCATCCATCCACTTCCCGCGAAGATCGCATCATTGATGTGAATGTGATACATGGTGTTATTACCCATTTGTGCAGATACCTTGGGAGGCGTTGTCGCTGTGATGCTAGGACAATCCTCTACTTCCTAGATTAACCACGAGGATATTTTACGATTGTGACCACGATCACACGCTTTATAGATGATGCTTCTATTACACCGTCTCTCGTGGTACACCTGTGATCTGCAGTTTTTGGAGTCCTGTAACGCAGTAGAACCTTTTCAAACTACGCTCCCGTAGCATACAAGTTCCCCTACACTATATGATAGACTAGAGGCCTCTATCATGTTCTTCAAAGAGCTCTATGCGCCTCTTGTGTATTCCTTATCCTTCATTTTGTTCGTGCATAAGATACCAGTGTGATTATACTAACTTCGATTTGCAAAGTATAAGATGTGTTAATCACAAAATAATTTCCTAGAAGTGCAAACGTAATATAAAGAGAAGTCGGGGCTTTGCGCATGCAGTGCAGCGACCGGGAAGAATGACCAACCAGGTGAAGCCGAAGGGTATTCTTGCACTGGTTTGAGGCAAGTGAATCCATGGTTGCAATAAGCCCCTTACAAGACAAACTTACACATGGTTGATAATCAAACTCTAGGGCAAACCTAGATAAGGGTTTGCTAGCTTGGGGAGATTTCACAGAGGCATCACAGCTTCACAATTATCTCATTCAGTTATTCCCACAGCCCAGAGGTAACCAATTGACACCAGAGCAATCGAATGCACAGCCCACCTCCTCCTATGTGATACAACGTTTGCCCAAGCAAGTCAAGAGAGCGCAACTCCCTGTCACACCGGCCCTCGACGAACAGCGTCGCCAAACCCCTGAACACATTCAGACTACCCAAACTGTACCAGACCATACCAAGCTCACCACACCATATACCCACACAAGTAGGAACATTCCAGAGCAACAACCTAAACGAGAAATCCCCATAAAACCCTACCCGTGGGGAAAAGCTCCAATATTTCCCCAAGCAAGCCGACGATAGGCCTAACCCTAACCAGCCTGCCACGACGCAATCCCAAGCCCTAGCTCACGCCGAGAAATCGCGCCCTAAAACCTCACAAAGCACCCATAAAAACGCGGCCTTTCGTCCTCCCTCACGCACAAACCCCTCTCCCCGAGCAATTCGCAAGCAGCTGAAGCAAGCAAGAACCCTAGAATTCGAAACCCTAGCACGAGGGAGCGGAGCCGAGCAACAGACAGTCCCCCACTCACCGCTGCTGTCGGAGGGCCCGTACTCCATGGCGGCTCGCCGCGGCGCGCCCACCGGCGGAGAAACGCGACGCGAGCTCCGCCGAGCTAGCCCAAGAAAATCCTGCAACGAGGCGGAGGAGAGGAGAGTCAGCTCCGAACGGGGAGCTCCAGGCGGCGCGCGGGCGGGCGCGGATCCGAGGCCGGCTCACCTCGGGCGGCGGAATCGCGCGGCGCGCCGGCGGAATCCGGCGAGATTTGGGGGCGGGCGGGGCGGTCCGACCGAGTGGGGAAGAGGACGGAGTGCTGCTGCCAGGTCGGGCGATTCTTCCTTCCCGAGAGAGAGGGAGAAAAAAAACGTGGGGGTAGAAGAGCGAGAGGGGGAAATTGTAGGGGGGTAAACGGAAATTGGACGGGCGTGCTCTGGATCTTCTACACGTGGATGATGGACGGCTTGGCGTGCCTGTGTGATTATTTGATGACGGGTAGGTGTGCAAACGTGTTTATAGAGGTGAATGTATGTATGAATTTATAAACACTTGTGTTTATATTGTATTTTTAAAAAATAGTAGGGTAAAGCTGACATATATCGTGACAATAAATGGAAAAAGAGCGAAATCCAATTTACCACctacttcctccatccataaatAAGTGGATATGTGGGTTTTTCAAGAAAGCTTATCAAATGAGGAGACAACTGTATTGGGGGTACAAACCACCATCTCTCTTATCTTTAATTCTATCACCTCCAATAAGCTAAGCATATATAGAAAATGAAGATAAAATGTGATGAGTATTATTAGGTTTGATTTCGTGCGATAAGagagaagttttttttttttttgctacctTAAATTGTATTTGGGATATAGAAATACATTTTTTCATGGATAAAGGTTGAGGCTAAACGTCCACTTATTTGAAAACGGAGGGAGTAGGCGTAGATACACCGAAATGGCTCATCTTAACATATTTCAAGAAAAAAAAGGCACTTCATTTTGCCAACCAGCTAATTTTGTTGATTATTACCCACGAAAAAAGTTTGTTCATTATTAAATCGTAGTTATATCCGTTTACCATTGGCATAATAAGAGTGTGTGGATGAAGAAAGATAGAAGCTTGTTCAGTATCATATGGATACGTATCATAGTTCACCTAGTCGGAGAATTGACCACAAATAAATATTGTACACAACTCCATCTAAAGATTCTACAAATTAATATATAAGGTGGCAATATTGTGTTAGATCTAGATGGGCTACAGCTTCAGTAAGGCAGCCTACGTAGCCTACAATTTCTGAAATCTCAAGACACATCATGTTGGCAGCTTGGAGACAGTTTTGGGGGATAAAGTTTAGTCGTAAGGGTTGCTCTTCTAGTCCTTCCAACTGAGTGAGAAGAGAAGGACCCTTGCGCACTACTACTCCTCCTTCGCCGCCCGCATTGCCACGCGTCGCACGCGTGTGCGCTGTCGCATGACTCGAGTTCGAAACACCTTTTGTGGAAGTCTAaattttttgcttggtgcaccaaccaactgagttgggtacgtgttGTCCATGCGTGTGCATGTTCGTCGCGTGTCTCTGGCTTCTTACGCATGGCAACACGGTCGGTcggctctcctcccaggctatactAGGGGACATAATAGATCTAGAGCATCTCTCTCGAAAAAGTTCTTTTTTGTTGTGCTGCTctgtagtcttccccatcccggtgactgcgtgcacagccgcccgggagagcaggcctccgaaaccccgtccgttgagatcctgtacCGGGAGGCAGGCGATAATGTTTTTGGGgatcgtctcggcgcgactgctcgctgttgTTCGTGTTCTTTGCCGATTCGACTGCTTCCTCGACaaatccgactacaccatgggcgacatcaacgatGGCCATGGCGGTGCTACTgcggctggtgcgaccttcctggTCGCGgtgtacgtgcttttcctctctTACCTTACACTGCTACTTGTttgatgttcagatctgatgcatgtatttaatctgatgtgtgtggttaagtatgctaGTGTATCTGTAATGTTGTTTTCGAT encodes:
- the LOC127300520 gene encoding protein EMSY-LIKE 3; amino-acid sequence: MEYGPSDSSGTDDDLPPSYPNNRGIRGSGRVSGNGRAIAPVSGNGRAIAPASSYPRAQTDMETQIQQLEQEAYCSVLRAFKAQSDALTWEKESLITELRKELRVSDKEHREVLNRVNVDDIIRSIREWRSAGGHQASIPNNPQPIHHDPAPSPTTSSRKRQKISQSVPPLAAPPPVMHPQQMAPAQPSSSAKKGLLPGPNKGKKTKPGQKIPGGSALKSVPSSAGPSGRGPQMNRNFPGRPPAPEPSQGQHLDPLINQRVMTRWPEDNSFYEATITDYNAEKGLYALVYDINTANETWEWVDFKEMKPDDIIWKDGDPGLYLGGRGAQGSGGKKSTSRGMSTPGTGRGRGSQKTISRKDFPRSQNGVGKRSSDDIDILHTESLIKEVERVFSVSHPDPVEVDKAKKALKDQEQSLIDAIARLAEASDGESDERNRGRRMAPYTGSQHQANYADAMAVDGDHMAAS